A genomic region of Candidatus Baltobacteraceae bacterium contains the following coding sequences:
- a CDS encoding 8-amino-7-oxononanoate synthase, giving the protein MSYLDRVAALLEEIRSQGRHREVRSGPPGGMLDFSSNDYLGLATDSRLVEALRRARRVGSGGARLLGGAQREHTLLEDELARWLGRERVLLFSSGYHAALGAIAVLAQTVNCIYSDRLNHASLIDGIRSARSDRVVYEHGELPPRAQRRRPALIVTESIFGMDGDAVDLDRTFADLNEDDVLLVDEAHALGVTGVQGTGCARRLADPRVVVLGTLSKAFGAHGGFVAGPAALIDLLVNTARTFIFDTALPPAIALAARIALVLIRDDESARSRLRENVRRLRAGLRSLGFAAGDDPSPIVPVVLGSEARAVEIARLLETNNIYAPAIRPPTIPPGTSRLRLSVRANHQLEHMDVFVQGLAECIVTS; this is encoded by the coding sequence GTGAGCTATCTCGACCGCGTCGCCGCGCTGCTCGAGGAGATTCGTTCGCAAGGCCGGCACCGTGAGGTGCGCAGCGGTCCGCCGGGCGGCATGCTCGATTTCTCGTCCAACGACTATCTTGGACTGGCGACCGATTCGCGTCTGGTCGAAGCGCTCCGGCGCGCGCGGCGCGTCGGTTCGGGCGGCGCGCGCCTCCTCGGCGGAGCGCAGCGCGAGCACACGCTGCTCGAAGACGAGCTTGCACGATGGCTCGGCCGCGAGCGCGTGCTGCTCTTCTCGTCCGGGTATCACGCCGCGCTCGGCGCGATCGCGGTCCTCGCGCAAACGGTGAATTGCATCTACTCCGATCGCCTCAATCACGCTTCGCTGATCGACGGCATCCGCAGTGCGCGCAGCGACCGCGTCGTCTACGAGCACGGCGAACTGCCGCCGCGCGCGCAGCGCCGCCGTCCGGCGCTCATCGTTACGGAATCGATTTTCGGCATGGACGGCGACGCGGTCGATCTCGACCGTACCTTCGCGGATCTGAACGAAGACGACGTCTTGCTGGTCGACGAGGCGCACGCGCTCGGTGTTACCGGCGTGCAAGGCACAGGCTGCGCTCGGCGGCTGGCCGATCCGCGCGTGGTCGTGCTGGGGACGCTCTCAAAGGCCTTCGGCGCGCACGGCGGCTTCGTCGCCGGACCGGCCGCGTTGATCGATTTGCTCGTCAACACCGCGCGAACGTTCATCTTCGATACGGCCTTGCCGCCCGCGATCGCTCTTGCCGCGCGCATCGCGCTCGTCTTGATTCGTGACGATGAATCCGCGCGCTCCCGCCTGCGCGAAAACGTCCGCCGCCTCCGCGCCGGATTACGCTCGCTCGGGTTTGCGGCCGGAGACGATCCGTCCCCGATCGTACCGGTCGTGCTCGGAAGCGAGGCGCGAGCGGTAGAAATCGCGCGCCTGCTCGAAACCAACAACATCTACGCACCGGCGATCCGGCCGCCCACGATTCCGCCCGGGACCTCGCGGCTGCGGCTTTCGGTGCGTGCCAACCATCAGCTCGAACACATGGATGTGTTCGTACAAGGCCTCGCGGAATGCATCGTTACTTCGTGA
- the bioD gene encoding dethiobiotin synthase, translating into MHRYFVTGTDTDVGKTRVTAALALALKNHGVTPTIVKLVQTGLPPGMPGDSARAGKLAGVRSVELARFEKAADPWSAALAYGLPEVHARELVDAIVHIENGVVAEGAGGLMVPLNAREQMGNVAVLGGFDTILVIGLKLGCVNHALLTITQCQQAHIRLAGAVLVERWGPTEGSYRDDVARTLQGKVEILGILPFDEDEANSVKTGSQIFGSLFN; encoded by the coding sequence ATGCATCGTTACTTCGTGACCGGTACCGACACCGACGTCGGAAAGACGCGCGTGACCGCGGCGCTTGCGCTCGCGCTCAAGAATCACGGCGTGACGCCGACGATCGTGAAGTTGGTGCAGACCGGGCTTCCGCCCGGCATGCCGGGCGATTCCGCGCGCGCGGGCAAACTCGCCGGCGTGCGTTCGGTCGAGCTCGCGCGGTTCGAAAAGGCGGCCGACCCGTGGTCGGCGGCGCTGGCCTACGGGCTGCCGGAAGTGCACGCGCGAGAGCTGGTCGACGCGATCGTGCACATCGAGAACGGGGTGGTAGCCGAGGGCGCGGGCGGGTTGATGGTTCCGCTCAACGCGCGCGAGCAGATGGGGAACGTCGCGGTGCTCGGCGGTTTCGACACCATTCTGGTCATCGGTCTCAAGCTCGGCTGCGTGAATCACGCGCTGCTCACGATCACGCAGTGCCAGCAGGCGCACATCCGCCTAGCCGGCGCGGTGCTGGTCGAGCGTTGGGGCCCGACCGAGGGGAGTTATCGCGACGACGTCGCGCGCACGCTGCAGGGAAAGGTCGAGATTCTTGGCATTCTGCCGTTTGACGAAGACGAGGCGAATTCGGTGAAGACGGGTTCGCAAATCTTCGGCTCGCTGTTCAACTGA